In Argiope bruennichi chromosome X1, qqArgBrue1.1, whole genome shotgun sequence, a single window of DNA contains:
- the LOC129958715 gene encoding LYR motif-containing protein 2-like, with translation MSTKSRDFLSLSQFLLRSKSLTLYRDILRTIKKIPNKEHQIELKQWVRKDFEQNKSIRDEEIIRYHLSRGRAFHEELITSLSLVK, from the exons ATGTCAACTAAATCTAGAGATTTTTTGTCTTTGTCACAG TTCCTGTTGCGATCGAAAAGTTTGACTTTATACCGAGATATTTTAAGGACTataaagaaaattccaaataaagAACATCAGATTGAATTGAAACAGTGGGTTAGGAAagattttgaacagaataaaagTATCAGAGATGAA gaaatTATTAGGTACCATTTAAGCAGAGGAAGAGCTTTTCATGAGGAACTCATAACCTCATTAAGTCTTGTCAAGTGA